A portion of the Blautia hansenii DSM 20583 genome contains these proteins:
- a CDS encoding EAL domain-containing protein: MFFLNSNEKTWKVVKVFISLAHELKITVVAEGVENRSQIEKLKEINCDLVQGYYYSKPLPEEEFIYWVSKRG; encoded by the coding sequence TTGTTTTTCTTAAACAGTAATGAAAAAACATGGAAGGTTGTAAAAGTATTTATTTCTTTGGCGCATGAGCTGAAAATTACCGTTGTGGCAGAAGGCGTGGAAAATCGAAGCCAGATTGAAAAGTTAAAAGAAATAAATTGTGATTTGGTGCAGGGGTATTATTATTCAAAACCATTACCGGAAGAAGAATTTATATATTGGGTAAGCAAAAGAGGATAA
- a CDS encoding glycine--tRNA ligase: MEKTMEKIVALAKSRGFVYPGSEIYGGLANTWDYGNLGVELKNNVKRAWWQKFVMESPYNVGVDCAILMNPQTWVASGHLGGFSDPLMDCKECHERFRADKIIEDYCAEKGIAIEGSVDAWSQEQMKDFIEEHQIPCPTCGKHNFTDIRQFNLMFKTFQGVTEDAKNTVYLRPETAQGIFVNFKNVQRTSRKKLPFGIAQIGKSFRNEITPGNFTFRTREFEQMELEFFCKPDTDLEWFAYWKQFCLDWLHSLGLKDEEIRYRDHDKEELSFYSKATTDVEFLFPFGWGELWGIADRTDYDLTQHQNVSGQDMTYFDDETNQKYIPYVIEPSLGADRMVLAFLCSAYDEEVLDAEKNDVRTVLRFHPALAPVKIGVLPLSKKLNEGALKVFEQLSKKYNCEFDDRGNIGKRYRRQDEIGTPFCVTYDFDSETDGAVTVRDRDTMEQERVKIEDLKAYFEEKFVF; encoded by the coding sequence ATGGAAAAGACAATGGAAAAGATTGTTGCACTTGCAAAATCCAGAGGATTTGTATATCCGGGTTCTGAAATTTACGGAGGTCTGGCAAACACATGGGATTATGGAAATCTCGGTGTTGAATTAAAAAACAACGTAAAAAGAGCATGGTGGCAGAAATTCGTAATGGAAAGCCCATACAATGTAGGTGTTGACTGTGCCATTTTAATGAACCCGCAGACATGGGTTGCTTCAGGACATCTGGGAGGCTTCTCTGACCCTCTGATGGATTGTAAAGAGTGTCACGAACGTTTCCGTGCAGATAAAATTATTGAAGATTACTGTGCGGAAAAGGGAATTGCCATTGAAGGAAGCGTAGATGCGTGGTCACAGGAACAGATGAAGGATTTCATCGAAGAACATCAAATTCCATGTCCTACCTGCGGAAAACATAACTTTACAGATATTCGTCAGTTTAACCTGATGTTTAAAACTTTCCAGGGTGTTACAGAGGATGCAAAAAATACAGTATATTTAAGACCGGAAACAGCGCAGGGTATCTTTGTAAACTTTAAAAATGTGCAGAGAACATCCAGAAAGAAGCTTCCTTTCGGTATTGCGCAGATTGGTAAATCCTTCCGTAACGAAATTACACCGGGTAACTTTACATTCCGTACTCGTGAATTCGAGCAGATGGAGCTGGAATTCTTCTGTAAACCGGATACAGACTTAGAATGGTTTGCATACTGGAAACAGTTCTGTCTTGACTGGCTGCACAGTCTGGGATTAAAAGACGAAGAAATCCGTTACCGTGACCATGATAAAGAGGAATTAAGCTTTTACAGTAAAGCAACCACAGACGTAGAGTTTCTTTTCCCATTTGGCTGGGGCGAGCTTTGGGGTATTGCGGACAGAACAGATTATGATTTGACACAGCATCAGAATGTTTCCGGACAGGATATGACTTACTTTGATGATGAAACAAACCAGAAATACATTCCTTATGTTATCGAGCCTTCACTGGGCGCTGACCGTATGGTGCTTGCATTCCTTTGCAGCGCTTATGACGAAGAAGTGTTAGACGCAGAAAAGAACGATGTTCGTACCGTGCTTCGTTTCCATCCTGCATTAGCGCCTGTAAAAATCGGTGTGCTTCCATTATCTAAGAAGTTAAACGAAGGTGCGTTAAAGGTGTTCGAGCAGTTATCTAAGAAATATAATTGTGAATTTGACGACAGAGGAAACATTGGTAAACGTTATCGCCGTCAGGATGAAATCGGTACACCATTCTGTGTAACTTACGATTTTGACTCTGAAACAGACGGAGCTGTTACAGTACGTGACCGTGACACAATGGAACAGGAAAGAGTAAAAATTGAAGATTTAAAAGCATATTTCGAAGAAAAATTTGTATTCTAA